A window of the Coprobacter fastidiosus genome harbors these coding sequences:
- a CDS encoding TonB-dependent receptor: protein MMKGKRLIAALLCLLMIVSVTAQQSQSSGKVTQNAKVGKISVNGLVKDESGQPMEAVVVKLLVQKDSSMVTGGVTGANGRFLLSRINAGNYRIVFSYLGYKTISKLVKFSVQDSSVSLGTVMMEPANIELKEAVVVGKVPDIVTKEDTVEYNAGSFKTQPNAVIEDLLKKLPGVEVDKDGKIKAQGKEVKKILLDGKEFFSDDPKVASKNLPANIIEKLQVIDRKSDEARFSGVDDGEDETIINLTVKKGMKKGWFGHVMGGAGTDKRYEFNGMLNRLVDETQISLLGGTNNTGNMGAGDMGASMFSGSSRRFGGGGGKGTTTSTTTGANFNMGKTDQLRFGGDIRYGYSNNDVWQKSEQQNFLKDSISYDNSEKTYNTKSHNINMNFRLHWEIDTLTVLEFMPTFGYNKSKMYNHSTSATLGGHSGEEESLRDSINSGEMLSSSDGHGYNFSGRLSLSRRFRSKQGRQMTFSFNFSSNRNEEDGMSYSRNLFYLNDSVSVVDQKDDNRNWGGSFGVRVTYVEPIFKNHFLTFAYNYNYNYSNADRMAYNIPADGSGELQLDSLYSNRFRNVFQSHRISVGLRGTYPKFRYNVGFDMNPSSSESENLMDHARDVPGKMVFNYSPLFNAAYRISKQKSLNLEYRGRTRQPSVSQLQPVQNITNPLRISKGNPDLNPSYSNNFRLRYNSFEPEKQRGLMAFVNGSFTLNSIVNQTTYDNNTGVQTTMPVNVNGVWNVNGMVMYNMPFKNKKFRFNTMTNASYNHNIGFVNTGGKESERNISRTVNVYENLGLNYNSDLFDVGITGNYSYALTGNSIQSRERQQTMNFGGGMDVAVYIPGNVTVGTDLRYSGSSGYSAGYDRNQWMWNAQVSWQFLKGKQATLMFKIYDILRQVSNISRTATGNYIQDVEYNTLSSYCMLYFSYRFNTMGKRQQRSGRPDGPPGMMRERGGGRPPVGGMRPF from the coding sequence ATGATGAAAGGAAAAAGATTAATCGCGGCTTTACTTTGTTTATTGATGATTGTTTCTGTGACAGCTCAGCAATCTCAATCTTCCGGAAAGGTAACGCAAAATGCAAAAGTGGGGAAAATATCGGTTAACGGACTCGTAAAAGATGAGTCGGGGCAACCGATGGAAGCTGTTGTCGTCAAACTATTGGTACAAAAGGACAGCTCTATGGTTACCGGTGGCGTTACAGGAGCAAACGGTCGTTTTTTACTGTCCAGGATAAATGCGGGAAATTATAGGATCGTATTTTCTTATTTGGGATATAAAACTATTTCTAAATTAGTAAAATTTTCTGTTCAAGACTCTTCTGTCTCTTTGGGGACTGTTATGATGGAGCCTGCGAATATAGAGTTGAAAGAAGCTGTTGTTGTCGGAAAAGTTCCGGATATTGTCACAAAAGAAGATACTGTAGAGTATAATGCCGGGTCATTTAAAACACAACCCAATGCGGTTATCGAGGATCTTTTGAAAAAACTTCCCGGAGTAGAGGTCGATAAAGACGGAAAGATAAAAGCTCAGGGAAAAGAGGTTAAGAAAATATTGTTGGACGGTAAAGAGTTTTTTTCGGATGATCCTAAAGTTGCATCTAAAAATCTCCCGGCTAATATTATAGAGAAATTACAGGTGATAGACCGGAAATCGGACGAAGCCCGTTTTTCCGGAGTAGATGACGGGGAGGATGAAACCATTATTAATTTGACCGTAAAGAAGGGAATGAAAAAAGGCTGGTTCGGCCATGTGATGGGTGGTGCAGGTACTGATAAACGGTATGAATTCAACGGAATGCTGAACCGATTGGTGGATGAGACTCAAATTTCGCTTTTAGGAGGAACTAACAATACCGGAAATATGGGTGCGGGAGATATGGGAGCGTCGATGTTTTCGGGAAGTTCTCGCCGTTTTGGCGGTGGAGGAGGAAAGGGAACAACGACATCTACTACTACAGGCGCTAATTTCAATATGGGTAAAACCGATCAATTGCGGTTTGGAGGAGATATTCGGTATGGTTACTCGAATAACGATGTTTGGCAAAAAAGCGAACAACAAAACTTTCTGAAAGACAGTATTTCTTATGATAATTCGGAGAAAACATACAATACGAAAAGTCATAATATAAATATGAATTTTCGTTTGCATTGGGAAATAGATACCCTTACCGTATTGGAATTTATGCCGACTTTCGGTTATAATAAATCGAAAATGTATAATCACAGTACATCTGCTACATTGGGAGGACACTCGGGTGAAGAGGAAAGCCTGCGTGATAGCATCAACAGCGGAGAGATGTTATCGTCAAGCGACGGTCACGGATATAATTTTTCTGGTCGTTTGAGCCTGAGCCGCCGTTTTCGTTCTAAGCAAGGGCGACAGATGACTTTCTCTTTTAACTTCAGTTCTAATCGTAATGAAGAGGATGGAATGAGTTATAGTAGAAACTTGTTCTATCTGAATGATAGTGTCAGTGTTGTAGATCAAAAAGATGATAACCGCAATTGGGGCGGAAGTTTCGGAGTGAGGGTAACTTATGTAGAGCCGATATTTAAAAATCATTTTTTGACATTTGCTTATAACTATAACTACAATTATAGCAATGCCGACCGAATGGCTTATAATATACCGGCTGACGGTTCTGGAGAGTTGCAATTGGATTCTCTGTACAGTAACCGTTTCCGGAATGTCTTTCAGTCGCATCGCATTAGTGTGGGATTGAGAGGAACATATCCCAAATTTAGATACAATGTCGGATTCGACATGAATCCGTCCAGTTCGGAGTCGGAGAATCTCATGGATCATGCACGGGATGTGCCGGGTAAAATGGTATTTAATTATTCTCCGCTGTTCAATGCCGCATATCGTATCAGTAAGCAGAAAAGCCTTAATCTTGAATATCGGGGAAGAACCCGGCAGCCGAGCGTCAGCCAATTGCAACCGGTGCAAAATATTACGAATCCTTTGAGGATCAGTAAAGGTAATCCTGATTTAAATCCATCATACAGCAATAATTTCAGGTTGCGATATAACTCTTTCGAACCCGAAAAACAGCGGGGATTAATGGCTTTTGTGAACGGAAGTTTTACTTTAAACAGTATTGTCAATCAGACGACTTATGATAATAATACGGGAGTTCAAACGACTATGCCGGTCAATGTAAACGGTGTCTGGAATGTAAATGGCATGGTAATGTATAATATGCCGTTTAAGAATAAAAAGTTCCGCTTCAATACCATGACGAACGCATCGTATAACCATAATATAGGCTTTGTGAATACCGGGGGGAAAGAGAGTGAAAGAAATATTTCGAGGACTGTGAACGTGTATGAAAACCTGGGGTTGAATTATAATTCTGATTTGTTTGATGTCGGAATAACCGGAAATTATTCGTATGCTCTTACCGGAAACAGTATTCAAAGTCGAGAGAGACAGCAAACCATGAACTTTGGAGGAGGGATGGATGTCGCTGTCTATATTCCGGGGAATGTAACGGTCGGTACAGATCTTCGTTATTCGGGAAGTTCGGGATATTCTGCCGGCTATGACCGGAATCAGTGGATGTGGAATGCTCAGGTTTCATGGCAATTTTTAAAGGGAAAACAGGCTACTCTCATGTTTAAGATATATGATATTTTGAGACAGGTTTCTAATATTTCAAGAACAGCAACCGGAAACTATATTCAGGATGTAGAATATAATACGTTGTCCAGTTATTGTATGCTTTATTTCTCTTATCGTTTCAATACGATGGGAAAAAGACAGCAACGATCGGGAAGACCGGACGGCCCTCCCGGAATGATGAGAGAAAGGGGAGGGGGCAGGCCACCGGTCGGTGGAATGAGACCTTTCTGA
- a CDS encoding outer membrane beta-barrel protein, translating to MTRTCHYIEYWIISFFLLIPFSAFSKDAEVKGTLFDASLKIPVEMATVRLSHLPDSTFISGTASDKDGLFKLSGLVPGKYFIHITYLGYQSVYKNIEIKALSDRVDLGRLVLYSADTQLKEAVVVGKQPGVMVNNDTLEYSPTAFRTTKNAVIEDLLKKLPGVEIDEEGKILVNGQEITQVMVDGKEFFGNDPKVATKNLPVDMIERLQVVEKKSDMEELTGIDDGNRQYIINLKVKRDKKRGVFGTALAGGGTQEKYEANALINKFSKETQLTVLGGSNNTNNMGFSDMLKGIPSQVAAQASQAARTGRGIMRTHMGGVNYADRYLDGKMKLNGNIFVANFNQDESRSLYRENFQTSGFNTLHRNQWNNNKSTQFRTNWKWEYQIDKKNRLYFRPNIVWGDGNRKEWADYRTLKGDTMLLDSSYVDYWAKEKNYYLQGTLSYGHNFDKRGRNFSVDISGTRSNTNISSDSRTDKWKFKNGTEMQNPEPTYQLMNRDISRNDYRVRFYYTEPLSPTWQINVSYQFQRNNSEEDRRTESMDRETGEFELSPNQTNRSENIFYIHRIEAGIRKFWKKINLRIGATLEPTDMRSSSFRADTLFYTIANKSFNIAPYVNFVCPFSKERILRIDVWGNSQQPSPSQLQPIVDDANPNHLRVGNPDLKQSFTTRFRLRYNDYNKVTQRTIVLNMGMNFKQNSIANRTEYIEEGVQKTMPINVNGVCDGYFNFMYSMPLNPYFRLSSYTTGNYSRGISFLSDKDVLGEKSISNEMRLYERLRVTYTNEWLEVGIKSLIRYNTAKYSLQSNMNVNAFDISNGGNVEIRFPKDITLSLDYDYNFKTGYTDGFDRPQHLLGAQFNVSVFKKKQGTISLKGFDLLNQRISVSRVVRSNYIEDIAYSTQPRYFMLQFSYRFNYFARQK from the coding sequence ATGACACGCACATGCCATTATATAGAATATTGGATTATATCGTTTTTTTTGCTTATACCGTTTTCTGCATTTTCTAAAGATGCGGAGGTTAAAGGAACTCTATTCGATGCTTCGTTGAAGATACCGGTCGAAATGGCGACCGTACGCCTTTCTCATTTACCGGACAGTACTTTTATATCGGGTACGGCTTCGGATAAAGACGGATTATTTAAATTGTCCGGGCTCGTTCCCGGAAAATATTTTATTCATATTACTTATTTGGGATATCAGTCTGTTTATAAAAATATCGAGATTAAAGCTCTTTCGGATAGGGTCGATTTGGGCCGATTGGTACTGTATTCGGCTGATACGCAATTAAAGGAGGCTGTCGTTGTAGGAAAACAACCGGGCGTGATGGTTAATAACGACACGTTAGAGTATTCGCCGACTGCATTTAGAACGACGAAAAATGCTGTTATCGAGGATTTGCTTAAAAAACTTCCGGGTGTAGAAATTGATGAGGAAGGAAAAATTCTGGTAAACGGGCAGGAGATAACTCAAGTGATGGTGGATGGTAAAGAGTTTTTCGGAAATGATCCTAAGGTTGCGACGAAAAATTTGCCGGTCGATATGATCGAACGTTTACAAGTTGTAGAGAAAAAGTCGGACATGGAAGAGTTGACCGGAATCGATGATGGAAACAGACAATATATTATCAATTTGAAGGTAAAACGAGATAAGAAGCGGGGAGTGTTCGGTACGGCTCTTGCCGGAGGCGGGACTCAGGAAAAATATGAAGCGAATGCCTTGATTAATAAATTTTCAAAAGAGACACAGTTGACCGTACTCGGGGGATCGAACAACACGAATAATATGGGCTTTTCGGATATGTTGAAAGGCATTCCTTCTCAAGTTGCAGCTCAAGCGTCTCAAGCAGCCCGTACTGGACGAGGAATTATGCGTACGCACATGGGAGGGGTCAATTATGCCGATCGTTATCTTGATGGAAAAATGAAACTGAACGGGAATATTTTTGTGGCGAATTTCAATCAAGATGAATCTCGCTCTCTTTATCGCGAGAATTTTCAAACATCGGGATTTAATACCTTGCATCGGAATCAGTGGAATAACAATAAATCTACACAGTTCCGTACAAATTGGAAATGGGAATATCAGATAGATAAGAAGAACCGTTTGTATTTCCGTCCTAATATCGTTTGGGGGGACGGTAATCGCAAAGAGTGGGCTGATTATAGAACGTTAAAAGGAGATACGATGTTACTCGATAGTTCTTATGTAGATTATTGGGCGAAAGAGAAAAATTATTATTTGCAGGGGACTCTTTCGTACGGGCATAATTTTGATAAACGCGGGAGGAATTTTTCGGTCGATATTTCGGGAACTCGTTCAAATACGAACATTAGTTCAGATAGTCGTACGGATAAATGGAAATTCAAGAATGGTACGGAGATGCAGAATCCCGAACCTACTTATCAGCTCATGAATAGAGATATAAGTCGAAATGATTATCGTGTCCGTTTTTATTATACCGAACCTTTATCTCCTACATGGCAAATAAATGTGTCGTATCAGTTCCAGCGAAATAATTCGGAAGAGGACAGGCGCACGGAAAGCATGGATAGAGAAACGGGTGAGTTCGAATTATCTCCGAATCAGACTAACCGTTCCGAAAACATTTTTTACATTCATCGAATAGAAGCGGGAATCCGGAAATTTTGGAAAAAAATAAATTTAAGGATCGGTGCGACATTAGAACCTACCGATATGAGAAGTTCCAGTTTCAGAGCCGATACTCTATTTTATACGATTGCGAACAAAAGTTTCAATATAGCGCCTTATGTAAATTTTGTCTGTCCGTTCAGTAAAGAGCGGATTTTGAGAATCGATGTGTGGGGAAATAGTCAGCAGCCCTCTCCCTCTCAGTTGCAGCCTATTGTCGATGATGCCAATCCGAATCATTTGAGAGTAGGTAATCCCGACTTGAAACAATCCTTTACTACTCGTTTCAGGCTTCGCTATAATGATTATAATAAAGTTACTCAGCGGACTATAGTTTTGAACATGGGTATGAATTTTAAGCAGAATTCTATAGCAAACCGTACCGAGTATATAGAAGAGGGAGTGCAGAAAACAATGCCGATCAATGTAAACGGCGTTTGTGACGGCTATTTTAATTTTATGTACAGTATGCCGTTAAACCCCTATTTTCGATTGAGTTCTTATACGACCGGAAATTATAGTCGTGGCATAAGTTTTTTATCGGATAAGGATGTGTTGGGAGAAAAAAGCATCAGCAATGAAATGCGGTTGTATGAGCGTTTGCGTGTTACCTATACGAATGAGTGGCTGGAAGTAGGGATAAAAAGTCTTATACGATATAATACGGCAAAGTATTCGCTTCAGTCGAATATGAATGTCAACGCATTCGATATAAGCAATGGCGGAAATGTCGAGATACGTTTTCCTAAAGATATTACGTTATCGCTTGATTATGACTATAATTTTAAAACCGGGTATACAGATGGATTTGATCGTCCGCAACATCTTTTGGGAGCACAATTCAATGTGTCGGTATTTAAAAAGAAACAAGGAACGATCAGTTTGAAAGGATTTGATCTGTTGAATCAGAGAATATCCGTATCTCGTGTCGTTCGGTCTAATTATATCGAGGATATAGCTTATAGTACCCAGCCTCGTTATTTTATGTTGCAGTTCAGTTATCGGTTCAATTATTTTGCACGTCAGAAATAA